The nucleotide sequence ctattcgatagtaatctgtcaattgagagccatgtcgccaacgcCTGCAAAATtccgtttttacattttaagaatatatctaaactaagtcatatgctgtcactgtcagatgcagagaagttaattcatgcaattatgacatcaagactagattactgtaatgcactgttaggtggttgccctgcaggcttattacaaaaactccaaatgGTCCAAAACgaggcagctcgagttcttacacgtacaaaaaagtatgagcatattagcccggttctgtcaaccttgcactggttacctataaagcatcgcattaactttaaaatcttgcttattacctataaagccctacatggtttagctccGCAGTTTTTGAgagaacttctattgtattgcaGTCTTcactgcactgtccgggaggcagacacactctgtcagtttatatctagactaaagacgcatctttttaaatTTGCATACACTATACTTCCATAATATCAATCCTCAGAGGGTTTATGCTGCCTTATttagaacagtactctactctcagccggtcttgtctcattgttccaaggttaccgcaggatgcagttcatgcccagacctgatggcagtgcAGAGAATAGGAAGcagtgacctgacaagagctgagatgatagaccTGGATATAGGACGTGCCGACCTGACACAACTTcactacaacatttcaaatgctattagattattgaaaaaaaacatttagccTTGTCTTGCAAGCACTctcgagcttgtgcagaggcagcagcttttgccagagcggaactggaatcccctggttgggcctggttTCTCCttagggtttttttctcgattggagttttgggtttctcgccaccgtttgcatattgttctgcactatttgcctggctgctggggctgctttagaattcagaagttttacataattaatattgcatatacaaatttatagtctgtttaatatcttaaatgtgtgctttcactgtgagtgcgtgcatgtgtgtctgtctgtctgtgtgcgttttgtatgtgggtatgtctgtcttctgtgttttcaccttttcctttggtttttacaggtatttgactttagttgttttgcttatagtcaatatgtctcatgtacagctgctttgtaacaattggaaattgtaaaaagcgctatataaataaagttgagttgaattATAGTTATTAGTTTAATGTATCACCTTTTTCTAAATTTTATTCGGATGAGCTTGTGATCAATGTAGTCTTTAAAATTCTAATTTAGTTTTTGCTTGGTTCATGAAACTACAATATTAAGGTATGATGTTTCAGGAATCTATTAACAGTCTTCCAGTTTTAAATCTGAACATCGCCATGAAAATGCACACTGCACTTTCTGGCATCAGGTCAAAAGAAGAAATATCtctaattttataaaaacaacttaaacagAATACTAGAAAAATATTCTGACTTTCATGGAAAATTTACCGAACACAGTCTGTGCTGATGTAATTCTTGTAACCCAAATAAATTTTGTTTATGGGTATATTCCAATCACTTTTCAAACCAACACTTatgacttttaaaaataaaaacgtatttatgaTTCAATGTAAATAGGAGAATCTTGACAGGTTTTCTGCCAGACTGACACTTAAAAAAACTTCCCTTTTCTCTAAAGGGAAATCTAACCTAAATCAAGGTGTGGATGCTTTTTCGTAAACAACAACAGAGATGAAGAATCAGCTAATGGATTTATAAAGAGGAACGACCGACCAATCATGGAGGGGAAAAAATAGCTTGTTCTCATTGGTGAACACCCTTAAAGCTCTCTCATTGTTTTTCTACTACAAATGTGGTTATCTTTATTTGCAGGTTTACCATAAATATACACTACGAAATGTACATTTGCTGTAAATCTTCGGTTGTGCATGTCGAAGCGTTTATTTTGTCTGCTTCTCTTTGTCTCTTGAGCCAAAAAAGCCAGCAGCATAAGCAAATGCTCCAATGGCAGCCATTGCAATACCAGCTGCAACAGAAATCTCCACCGCTGTTTGTACCTGTGAGAATGGAAAGGAATAAGGTATATCGTTATCTTTGAGAAAACCTTGATGTGATGCAAACCAACTCCCGTACCTGGTGGGACTCTGGCTTTCCATATCTCAGCTCTGTGACAAAGTGCTCACAATTATAATTGACCACACAGTATGGACACCTTCTGCCCACAAGCCTCTGTGCGTACCGTAGGATATTTCTGATTTCTCTAGGCTCATATTTGTCGTCTAGAAGGTTGTTGATACGGTACTCGTCTGAGCCTACAACATCCCAGATTTCTTCCTTCTTCACTAAGGCTCTGGGACACATGACTGATATCATGCTGTAAGACCCAGCGTTAGCATACTCTGCTGTAaatgaaaagataaagaaaacgTTTCCATCCGTAAAGTCATTATGTTCAAACTAATTATTTATAGACTTGTTTATGTGatactgtattttactgtaatgttaTATCTATTATTCTTATCATAACTCACAAGGTGGGGCCATGTGAATCACAAAACCGTCACCAAC is from Triplophysa dalaica isolate WHDGS20190420 chromosome 3, ASM1584641v1, whole genome shotgun sequence and encodes:
- the LOC130418229 gene encoding phospholipase A and acyltransferase 3-like encodes the protein MPPVKKYDEEPEPGDLIEIFRNGYQHWAIYVGDGFVIHMAPPSEYANAGSYSMISVMCPRALVKKEEIWDVVGSDEYRINNLLDDKYEPREIRNILRYAQRLVGRRCPYCVVNYNCEHFVTELRYGKPESHQVQTAVEISVAAGIAMAAIGAFAYAAGFFGSRDKEKQTK